In Mercenaria mercenaria strain notata chromosome 13, MADL_Memer_1, whole genome shotgun sequence, a single window of DNA contains:
- the LOC123530199 gene encoding uncharacterized protein LOC123530199, whose product MDLRRAWVYSLIISVATCMITYGMMFKITASISPQRWNKEIIMSGLYQNASYLSRSNLSSKDKAVERLDFLDISDRIQLNKIIVQNEKDCHHHKFLVYKCDYSRRCGGWGDRQRGIVSSFLLAMITGRAFVINIEKPCSLENILIPHLYDWSVCKTFVNSIHNNNTNEFDFVGGSTFFKAIPNFDFKSKWKWQVIFLKNNQNLIRFLRRRKEASQQLRWLFKLTEPNIYNVLLQILFQPTRNVLNYLEEFKLKVKGKSLVCSHIRKGQNPSIPEDDLFKKKPDEISIFNFLKNFKTSSKYVLYLATDSQSVRETFSRTFNNSINLNVTIVHVDRLNFGMYPETACEGFRFAIIEQYILSLSDILILTNSGFGRMAGYMRGKSDHLYLWSQKSRRVVLSDLQHI is encoded by the exons ATGGACTTAAGAAGGGCCTGGGTGTATTCTCTG ATCATATCCGTGGCAACTTGTATGATCACGTATGGAATGATGTTCAAAATTACTGCGTCAATTTCTCCTCAAAGATGGAACAAAGAAATTATAATGTCAGGATTGTATCAAAACGCATCATACCTAAGCAGAAGCAATTTATCAAGTAAAGATAAGGCTGTTGAGAGACTAGACTTTTTGGATATATCTGATAGAATACagctgaataaaataattgtgCAAAACGAAAAGGACTGTCATCATCACAAATTCCTTGTTTACAAATGCGATTACTCGAGGCGTTGCGGCGGATGGGGTGATAGGCAGCGTGGTATTGTTTCATCATTTCTGTTAGCAATGATAACTGGAAGAGCGtttgttataaatattgaaaagcCATGTTcacttgaaaacattttaattccCCATTTGTATGACTGGTCCGTATGCAAAACATTTGTTAATTCAATTCATAACAATAACACCAATGAGTTTGATTTTGTAGGTGGATCTACATTTTTCAAAGCCATTCCAAACTTCGATTTCAAATCCAAATGGAAGTGGCAGGTAATATTCttgaaaaacaatcaaaatttaattcgTTTTCTACGAAGGCGCAAAGAAGCTAGTCAACAACTACGATGGCTTTTCAAACTGACAGAGCCAAACATCTACAATGTATTACTACAAATACTTTTCCAACCAACAAGgaatgttttaaattatcttgagGAATTTAAATTGAAAGTGAAAGGAAAATCTCTTGTATGTAGTCACATACGTAAAGGCCAGAATCCAAGTATACCAGAAGACgacctatttaaaaaaaaacctgacgAAATTTCTATATTCAACTTTCTGAAAAACTTCAAAACGTCTAGCAAATATGTTCTTTATCTGGCAACAGACTCACAATCTGTCCGTGAAACATTTTCAAGAACGTTTAATAATAGTATCAACCTAAACGTAACAATTGTTCACGTTGATCGCCTTAATTTTGGTATGTATCCAGAGACAGCTTGTGAAGGATTTAGATTTGCGATAATAGAACAATATATTCTTTCTCTATCTGATATTTTGATTCTAACCAACAGTGGATTTGGAAGGATGGCAGGATATATGAGAGGGAAATCAGATCACCTGTATTTGTGGAGTCAAAAGTCAAGACGTGTTGTTTTGTCAGATCTACAACATATATAA